GAATGTTAACTAACTTTAAAACTATAAAAGGAAGAATTAATAGATTAAAAGAGTTAGAAAAAATGGAAGAAGATGGAACTATGGATCTTTTACCTAAAAAAGAAGCAGCTCTTTTAAGAAAAGAATTAGTAAAATTATCTAAAAACTTAGGTGGAATAAAAGATATGAAATCTATTCCTCAAGTTATGATTGTTGTAGATGTAAAAAAAGAAGCATTAGCAATAACTGAAGCTAATAAATTAGGAATAACAGTAATTGGAGTTATAGATACAAATGTTGATCCTGATGGAGTAGATTTACCAATCCCTGCAAATGATGATGCTATTAGATCTATAAACTTAATTACTTCTGTAATGGCAAATGCTGTAATAGAAGGAAAACAAGGAGTAGAAGAAGCAGCAGAAGAAACTGCAAATGTAGAAGAAGTAACTGAATAATAAAATTAATGTAGGAGGGAAAAAATGGCTATAACAGCAGCTCAAGTAAAAGAATTAAGAGAAAGAACAGGAGCAGGAATGCTTGATTGTAAAAAAGCATTACAAGAAACTGATGGAAATATAGAAAAAGCAATAGATTATTTAAGAGAAAAAGGAATAGCTAAAGCAGCTAAAAAAGCTGGAAGAACAGCAGCAGAAGGATTAATATTCACTACAGAATCTGCTGATAAAAAATCTGCAGCTATGTTAGAATTTAATTCTGAAACTGATTTTGTTGCTAAAAACGATGAATTTAAAAATTTTGGTTCTAAATTAGTTAATATTGTATTAAATAATAATATAAATACTATTGAAGAATTAAAATCTTTTGAAGTAGAAGGAAAAACTGTAGAAACATTAATCACTGAATTAATAGCTAAAATCGGTGAAAATATGAATTTAAGAAGAGTAGAAAAAGTAACAACAGAAGGATTTGTTACTACTTATAATCATTTAGGTGGTAAAATAGGAGTTATAGTTAATATGACAGGAGAAGCTACAGAAGAAAATTTAGTAAAAGCTAATGATGTAGCTATGCATATAGCAGCTATGGACCCTAAATATTTAACTCCAGAAGAAGTAACAACAGATGATTTAGATAGAGAAAAAGAAATAGCTAGAAAACAATTGGAAGAAGAAGGAAAACCAGCTAATATTATTGAAAAAATATTAGAAGGAAAAATGAGAAAATTCTATGAAGAAAATACTTTAGTAAAACAAAAATTTGTTAAAGATGATAAATTAAGTGTAGAAAAATATTTAGGAGATATCAAGGTAGTAGGATTCTCTAGATATAAAGTTGGAGAAGGAATCGAAAAAGAAGAAGTAGATTTCGCAGCAGAAGTAGCAGCACAACTTAAATAATATTTATTAAAATATAAGGGAGGCCGGAGGTTGCTTCTCTTTTTTTTATAAAAAACTAGGAGGGAAATATGAAACCTGTATATAAAAGAATGTTATTAAAACTAAGTGGCGAAGCATTGATGGGAGATAAAGAATTTGGAATATCTTCTGATGCAATTAGAATTTATGCTAAACAAATAAAAGAAATATATGATACAGGAATGGAGTTAGCTATAGTTATTGGTGGAGGTAATATTTTTAGAGGTTTATCAGGAAAAGATCAAGGGGTAGATAGAGTGACAGGGGATCATATGGGAATGCTAGCTACAGTAATAAACTCTTTGGCACTCCAAAATGCTATAGAACAATTAGGAATACCAACTAGAGTATTAACAGCTATAGAAATGCCTAAAATTGCAGAGCCATATATAAAAAGAAGAGCTACTAGACATTTAGAAAAAGGAAGAGTTGTTATATTTGGTGCGGGAACAGGTAATCCATATTTTACTACTGATACAGCTGCAGCTCTTCGTGCTATAGAAATAAATGCTGATTTAGTAGCAAAAGCTACAAAAGTAGATGGAATATATGATAAAGATCCTATAAAACATGATGATGCAATAAAATATGATAGAGTAACTTATGATGAAGTACTTGCAAAAGATTTAAAAGTAATGGATGCTACAGCGATATCTCTTTGTAGAGAAAATAAACTTCCAATTTTAGTATTTAATTTACTTCAAGAAGGAAACATGAAAAAAGTAATATATGGTGAAAATATTGGGACAACAGTTGTAGAAAAAATATAAAAAAATATTGACAGATAGTATTATTACAGTTATATTATAATATGTGATAAAAAATAAGAAGGAGTGAGAATATATGCCTCAAAGTGTTATTACAGATGCAAGAGAAAAAATGGACAAAGCTGTAGAAGCTACAAAACATAAATTTGCTTCTATTAGAGCTGGAAGAGCTAATGTATCTATGTTAGACGGAATAAAAGTAAATCAATATGGTTCAGAGATGCCATTAAACCAAGTAGCAAATTTATCAGCACCAGAAGCTAGATTACTAGTAATAGATCCTTGGGATAAATCAATTATAAAAGATATAGAAAAAGTTATAGTAAACTCTAATCTTGGATTAACTCCAAATAATGACGGAAAAGTTATTAGATTACAAATCCCAGAATTAACAGCAGAAAGAAGAAAAGAATATGCTAAATTGGCTAAAAAAGAAGCTGAAGAAGGAAAAGTAGCCATAAGAAATGTAAGAAAAGATACTAATAATAAACTTAGAAGATTAGAAAAAGATTCTGAAATTACAGAAGATGATCTAAAAAGATATGAAAATGAAGTTCAAAAATTAACTGATGAATATATTAAAAAAATAGATGATTTATACGCTAAAAAAGAAAAAGAGATAACAACTGTATAGATTATATCAAACTACCTTTTAGAATAAAGGTAGTTTTTTTATATTTTCATTATGAAAAAAATATTTAAAAAAAAAAGAAAAAATGATACATCAAACAAAGAAGAATGTTTAAAAATAAGTAGTGATTAGGAGTTTGGTAAATTTATAGAAGAAAAAAGAAAAGATAAATATTTACCAAAAGTAATAGCAAAAGAAATAAAAACAAAAAATAAATTCAAGATAAAAGTGAATTAGAAAATAATTTATAATTATATAGATAAAAGAATATTATTAGATAAATTGAGAAAAATTAACTTACGGTAATTATAGATCTAATAAAAAGATAAAAAAGAAGATAGTGTTATTAGACGGAAATAAAAAAAAGAAGAAGGAAAAGTTTTATTAGTTTTAACAGAAAGAGTGAGTAGAAACGAAATAATAGAACTACTAGCAAATAAAACATAAAAATTGCTAATAAAAGCATTAGATAGATTAGAAAGAAAAGTAGGAGTAAAAAACTTTAGAAAAGAATTTAAAATAATAATAATAGATAATGGAAGTGAATTTTTTAAATTATGAAAAGATAGAGAAATCATATAAAGGAAGTAGTAAATGGATAAGAAGATTTCTAAAAAGGGGAAGATGTTTTAAAGATCTAAGAAAAGAAGAGGTAAATAAAATAGGAAGTTAAGTAAATAATTCTCTAAAAAAATATTTGTATTTTATTAAAAATATGGTAATATACTACTGTAGGTGAGATGAATAATTATTAAAAGAAGATGTTTGGATTTAAAACTTCAAAAGAAGCTCTATGAAGAAAAATTAATTAAATTAATGTAAGAGGAAATGTATGTAATTAAACTTTTAATTTATATATATGTTCAGGTTAATAAATTGATATGATATAGAAGTGTAAAAAGATTATAATCTAATTATTCTATTTCTACGAATTCTTATTTATAATAAAACTCTCAATTCTGTTTGTTTTTTTATGTAATCTAATAGATAAAAATATCACTTTTATAAAAAAATAATGAGCAACAAAACTAATTATATATATAATTGAAAAAATCTCAACATTTAGAAATGAATTAGAAGGCATAATTACGGAACATAAGGTTTATGACACTTTAAATAGAATTTGATTATAAAAGGGAGGGATCACATGCGTTTTTCTTTAAGATTAAAGGCTTTGGATAAAAATGTTGATCTTGATTATAGGAGAAAGTTTTTATCAATGTTTAAAACAGCATTATCAGATTACGATAGTGATATTTTTGATAAATATTATCATGAAAAAGATCCAATAAGAAAGCAGATGACATTTTCACCTTACTTTAGAAACAGTAAGATTAAAGATGGAAAGTTATTATTGAATAATGATGATTTCATATTGAATCTATCTGTTTATGAAAATGAGATGGGAATACATTTTTATAACTCTTTATTGAATATGAAAAATAAAGAGTTTAGAGATCTTTTTCAAATAGAGAAAATATCACTGCAAAGAGAGAAAAAATTTAGGAATGAAGTTATTTTCAAAACAAAATCCCCTATTATCGCTAAAGAACATAATCGTGAGACAAATAAAGACAGTTACTACAGTTTTGAAGATGATAAATTTATAGAGGTATTAAAAAATAATTTATATAACAATATGAGAGATTGTTTTGAGTGGGATGTAAGAGATGATATTGACAAGCTTGAGATAGAAATCTTATCAGCTAAAAAAATAGTAGTGAAAAATTATGGAATAACAATACCATGTACTTTGGGGCAGTTTAGATTAAAAGGAGAAAACTACTTATTAGATTATTTTTATAAGGCAGGATTTTCTGCTAAATCGTCACAGGGATTTGGATATGTAGATGTGGAGTAGGAGGTGAGAGAGTGGAAGATAATAAAATAAAAATAGAGTTATCTGATTGGCTTTATAATGCTGGAGTAGTAGGATTATATAATATATTAGAGCATAATGGAGATAAAGTACAGATAAAAGATAATTTTTTAGAATTTGAGATTAATTCATTAGAAAATTTTGAAGAGAAATATTTTAAATATTTTATTGAAAAGTATGAAAAATTTACCTCATGGTATAAGATTATAAGTTTTCAGAATAAAATAGAGTACTGGGAAGAAGATGGATTTCAAAATTTTAATGAAAAATCATTAGAAGAATTAAACTCTTATATTAGAGATGTATTGAAAAAATATTTAAAAAGTAATAGTTATATCGCAGCTTATGATTTAATAAATAATGATTTTGATATTAAATTAGCTGAAAAAGAAATTTCTACAATTAATTTGAAAAAAAATCAAGAATTTCAAGATATTTTAAATAATATAAAATTAATGATAGAAAAAATAATAAAAATTATTAATTATTTTAAAGAGGACGAATCAAAAAAATACTTAGCAGGAAAAAATGTAATGTACAACATTATAAAAAATGGATGGAATGGAGTATGTTTTTTAAATGCTCGAACCAAAGAAAAAGATATGTATATTGATTATAAAAAATATTTTGTAGATTCAACAATAGAATATAATAAGGTAAAAAAAGATAAATTTAAATATAATTGTTTTTTATGTGATAGAGAAATGAAAGATTTAAATAATGATTTGAGTTTTTTAAATGCGACAGGATTTGATACAAAGAGAAAATCATCTCATGTATGGAATTTTACTAATGATGTAGCAGTTTGTCCAATTTGCAAATTGATTTATTCTTGTGTTCCTGCTGGAATAAATTATGTATATTCAAAGGGAATATTTATAAATGATAATTCAAATATTGATTCGCTTATAAATATAAATCAAAAAGTACGAGATGAAATTTTAAAAGAACACGAAACAAATAATTCTCTTACATATAGAGCTATGATTATAGCCTTAGAGGAAGAAATAAATGATAAGGTAAAATATGAATTGTCTGATATTCAACTTGTAAGATATGATGAAGAAAAATATAGATTTAATATTTTATCTAAAAAATTACTAGAAGTATTAAGAAGCTCAAGAGATGATTTGAATAAACTAATTAAAACTGGATTTAATGAAATAAATACCTATTTTAATATTTATGAAGAAGTTCTAAAAAAAATAATGAATGGAGAAAATTTATTTTTATTCATTCATAAATTACTAAGTTTAAAATTGTCAAAACCTGTGGATGCTCATTATAAAATGAGTCATTTAAAAAGTATGATGTATATCAATATTAAATTTTTAAAAGGAGTGGGATTTGTGGAAAATATAGAAAAAGATATTATTGATAGTGCAAATAAGCAAGGATATTTTTTAAGAACAGAATATGAAAATAGAAATTCTGAAAATAAAATAGGTGGAATTTGTTATAGATTATTAAATGGTTTGAAAACAAATAATAAAGATATGTTTATGGATGTAATAATGAATTGTTATCTATATATAGGGAAAACGGTTCCTAAAATATTTATAGAAGCCTTGAAATCGGATGAGAATTTTAAAACGATTGGCTATGCTTTTGTAAGTGGATTAATAAATGAAAAAGATAAAAATAATGGGGGGAGTAAATAATGAAAAATAAAGGATTAATTTTATCGATGATATTTGAAGCGGAAAGTGCAAATTATGGTGAAGGGATAGGGAATGTAGCTTCTTTAAAAAAAATGGCAAGAGGAAGAGGGGAGCAATATACTTATATTTCAAGACAGGCAATAAGATATAATATTATAGAGCAGTTAGGAGAGGAAAAAGCAAAAGTAAAGGTTGAAAAAAAAGTAGTTCAATTTCATCCTGATTCTACAATTAAAGATTATCCTGAAATAGATTTTTTTGGATATATGAAAACAGTAAAAGGTTCAGATGGAAAAACAAGGTCAGCAAGAGTGAGATTATCAAATGCAATTTCATTAGAAACTTTTAAGGGGGATTTAGATTTTTTAACTAATAAAGGTTTAGCTGATAGAAATGAAGATGGAATGAAAGGAATGAATATAGCTCAATCTGAAATTCATCATTCTTATTATAAATATACAATTACAGCAGATTTGGAAAAAATAGGAATAGATGAAAATGATAATATAAGTCTTGATAATAAAGAAAAAGCAAGAAGAGTAAATAAACTACTTGATACAATAGCTTTATTATATAGAGATATAAGAGGAAGAAGAGAAGATTTAAAACCTTTATTTGTAATAGGTGGAGTATATAATGTAAAAAATCCTGTTTTTCAAAATATACTAGATATAAAAAATAATAGAATATTAGTAAATTCTATAAAAGAGGTGTTATTTGACAGTATAAAAAATGATACTTATTGTGGATTAATTGAAGGGAAATTTGATAATGATGAAGAGATAAAAAAAGAATTAAAGGCAAAATCTATGCCTGAATTTTTCTCTACAATAAAAGGAAAAGTAAGTGAGTATTATGAAAGCAATTAGAATTAAACTATATCAAAATATGGTAAATTATAAGATTCCTTCAAGTTTTCAGTTAAAAGAAACTTATCCTTTACCACCTTATTCCACAGTAATAGGAATGGTACATAATTTATGTGGATACAAAGAGTATCAAGAGATGAAAATAAGTATTCAGGGAAAATATCATTCAAAAGTAAATGATTTATATACAAGATATGAGTTTAAAAATGGAATGGAATTTGATAAGGGCAGACATCAATTACAAGCAGATAAATTTGGAATATGTAGAGGTATTTCTACAGTAGAACTTTTAACAGATGTAGAATTGTTAATTCATATAATTCCTGAAAATCAGGATTTAATTGAAGAAATAAAAAATAGTTTAGACTTTCCTAAAATATTTCCAGCTTTGGGTAGGTGGGAAGATTTGGCGGTAATAGGAGAGGTAAAAATAGTTGAGATTTTTGAAGAAGAGTTAGAAGAAGATTTATCTCTAGGTGACAATTACTCTGTGTATATTCCATTAAAAATGATAAAAGATGGAAAGATAATGCTGTTAGGAAATGGTAATAAAACAAGTAATCAAGGGACAAGATATAAATTAAATAAAAATTACAAAAAAAAAGATTATGGAAGAAATAGAGTTATCAGGAAATGGAATAAAGTAGAGGTAGTCTACTCTTCAAGAGTATTAGCCGTGGAAAATGAAAAGATACTATTAGATAGTGATAAAAAAATCGTCTTTGCAGTATAAGGGGGAGATATGCTTTATTTAGCAAAATCAAATCCTAGAGAAACAATACAGGAACATACAGATAAATTATTAGAAAACTATAATATACTAAAAGATATATATCCCAATTTAGAAATAAATTGGGATATTTTAAAATTAGCCTGTATTTATCATGATTTAGGAAAAATGAATTCAAAATTTCAAAAAAAACTAAAAACAGGGAAAAGAGATAAAGATGAGGTAGCACACAATATTTTAAGTATAGGATTTGTTGATACCAAGAGATTAAAAGATATATTCCAAATAGATGAGATAAGGGTATTACTACAAGCAATAGCTTATCATCATGAAAGAGGAGAGTATGATTTAGAAAAATTTGAAGAAGAGCTTGATTTAATGAAAGAAGAGATAAAGAATTTTGTTTATGATAAAATTCAAATTGAAAGTTTAAAAAAACCAAGTATTAAATATTTTAATAATAGCAGAATTCGTGAGAAAGAAAATGAAGAACTATTTTATAAATATATTATGATAAAAGGACTTTTAAATCGGATAGATTATGCTGCAAGTTCTGATATAAAAGTTGAGATTGAAAATGTTTTTTTAAATAAATCTTTAGATAGCTGGAGAGAGAAAAAACAAGTGAAATGGAATGAATTACAGGTATTTATGGGAAAAAATCAAAATGAAAATGTAATAGTAGTAGCACAAACAGGAATGGGAAAAACAGAGGCAGGATTAAGATGGATAGGGAATAATAAAGGATTTTTTACATTACCTCTTAAAACTGCAATTAATAAAATATATGAAAGAATAAAAGATGAGATTATAGAAGAGTCTTATTCAGAGAAAATAGGAGTTTTACACTCTGATACATATAGTGAATATGTAAATTTAAATGAAGATGATTTGGATATTGAAAATTATTATACTAAGACAAAACAACTATCAATGCCATTGACAATTTCTACATTAGACCAGTTATTTAATTTTGTATTTAGATATAGAGGATTTGAACCAATCTTAGCCACTTTATCATATTCTAAAATAGTAATAGATGAGATACAGATGTATTCTTATGACTTAATAGCTTATTTAGTCTTGGGATTGTACTATATAAGTAGATTAGGTGGGAAATTTGCAATCTTAACAGCTACATTGCCTGAATTTTTACTTGATATTATGAAAGAAGAGAAAATAAGTTTTAAAAGAGCAGAAAGAGACTTTATAAATGAGAAAGTTAGACATAGTATAAAAATAGAAGAAAAAGAGATAAATGCAGAGGATATAATAGAAAAATATAATAAGAATAAGATTTTAGTAATTTGTAATACTGTAAAAAAAGCACAAGAGATGTATCAAAAATTAATAGATAATAATATAGAAAAAGTAGAACTTTTACATAGTAGATTTATTAAAAAAGATAGAAAAGTCAAAGAGAAGAGAATAACAGAGCTTGGGAAGATAGAAAGTAAAGATTATGGAATATGGGTTAGTACTCAGATTGTAGAAGCTTCTTTGGATATTGATTATGATTTGCTATTTACAGAACTCTCTGATTTGAATAGTTTATTTCAAAGGATGGGAAGGTGTTATAGAAAAAGAGAGTTTAAAGAAGAGACTTATAATTGTTTTGTATTTAATGGTGGAGAAAAAAAGTGCAGTGGAGTAGGGCAAGTAATAGATAGAGATATATTTCAATTTTCTAAGGATATTTTAAAAGAAGTTGATGGAAAAATAGATGAAAAAAAGAAATTGGAATTAATAAATAGAGTGTATTCTACTGAAAAAATAAAAGATACAAAATATTATGAATTAATTAAAAAAAATATTTCATATGTAAAGAAGATAGATGATTATGAAAAAAGTAAAACAGAAGTAAGAAATATGTTTAGAAATATAGAGAGTGTAACAATAATTCCAAAAAAAATCTATAGAGAGAATAAAATAGAGATAGATGAAAATTTAGAAATTTTAGAAAAAGTAAATCAAAAAGATAATAGTGCAGAAGAGAGAAAAGCATTGAGAAGAGAGAAAGAGCTGGCTAAAATAGAGATATTAAAATTCTCAGTTTCTATACCATATTATGCTTTTAAAAATGGAACTTACGATGAAATGATAAAAATAAATAAGTATGAAATATTGTATATATTTGATTGTGAGTATAGTAAGGATGTAGGAGTAAGTTTTAAAAATAAAAAAAATAAAATTGATCCTTTCGATTGTTAGTCAGGTGATGGTATGAAACAAAATTTAAAGATAACAGGAATAATGTTTTATTATTATTTCATATGTAAAAGAAAACTCTGGTATTTTAGAAATGAGATACAGATGGAGAGTAACAGTGAAGCTGTGGAAATAGGAAAACTTATAGATGAAAAAAGCTATAAAAGAGATAGAAAACATATAATGATAAATGAGACTATTAATATTGATTTTATGAGGAATCGTAAAGTGATACATGAAATAAAGAAATCAGATAGTATGGAAGAGGCTTCTATATGGCAGGTAAAGTATTATATATATTATCTGAAAAAACATGGAGTGGAAGATATTAAGGCAATACTTGATTATCCTAAATTAAAAAAGAGAGTAGACGTAGAACTAAATAAAGATGATGAAGAAGAGATAGAAAAAATATTACTGGAAATAGAGAAAATAGTAAGAGATCAAAAGATGCCAAGTATCATTGACAGTAAGATATGTAAAAAATGCTCTTACTATGAATTATGTTACATCTAAAATAAATCTAAAGAATGGTGATTAATATGAAAAATACATATTATCTACTGAAAAATGGTGAGCTTCGAAGAAAAGATAATAATTTGATAGTAAAAGCCTGTGATGGAAGTGAAAAAGTAATTCCTATTGAAACAGTAAAAGAGATTTATATTATGGGAGAGGTGAATGTTAACTCTAAATTGATGACGTTTTTATCACAAAATAGTATAATTTTACATTTTTTCAATTATTACGGATTTTATTCAGGCTCATATTATCCTAAAGAAAAGTTAGTATCAGGTTCTTTATTGGTAAAACAGGTAGAACATTATAGAAGTAAAGAAAAAAGAGTAGAACTGGCAAGAGAAGTTTTAAAATCTGCAAGTTATAATATAAAGAGAAACCTAAGATATTATAATGAGAGAGGAAGAGACTTAGAAGATGAGATAAAGACAATTAAGAATTTAAGAAAACATCTTGATAGGCAAAATGAGATTAATGAATTAATGGGAGTAGAGGGGAATATCCGTGAAGGCTATTATAGAGCTTGGAATAAGATAGTAAATCAGGATATAAATTTTGAAAAGAGAGTAAAACATCCACCGGATAATATGATTAATTCTCTATTGTCGTATGTAAATTCACTGGTTTATACAACAGTATTAAGTGAGATATATCATACTCAGCTTAATCCTACAATTAGTTTTTTACATGAACCAAGCACTAAGAGATTTTCATTAAGTCTTGATATAGCGGAGATATTTAAACCTATATTAGGAGAAAGAATGATATTTTCGTTACTAAATAAAAATATGATAAATGAAGATAGTTTTGAAAAGGAGATGAATTCTCTTTATTTGAAAGATAGTGCTAGAAAAGTGATATTACAAAAGTATGACAGTAGATTGAAACAGAGAATAAGACACAAAGTGTTAAAGAAAAATGTGTCTTATAGATACCTTATACGTTTAGAATGTTATAAGATAATAAAACATATATTAGGCGAAAAAAATTATGAAGGATTTAAAATATGGTGGTGATATAATTGTATGTTATTTTAGTGTATGATGTAAAGTTAGATAGTGCTATTGGACAGAAAGTATTGAGAAATGTATATAAGATATGTAAAAAATACATGTATCATATACAAAACTCTACTTTTGAAGGAGAGTTGTCAAGAGCTCAAATAGTGAAATTGAGATATGAACTAGATGAATATATAAGAAAAGATAAGGATTCTATAATAATATTTAAAAGTAGAAATGAAAGATGGCTTGATAAGGAGTTTTGGGGATTAGAAGATGATAAGACATCGAATTTTTTTTAAAACTGTCGATCTGTAATAGTGTAAAAAACATAGGGGAACGACAGTTTTTATTTGAAGCAATAAAATTAATACTTTGTGTTTAGAATGTGAAAATGAGACACAAAAAAATAGTTAAGAATTATATAAAAAGTTAGAGAACGATAGAAATAGGGTTGCAAAGTTAATAAAAATATAGTATAAAATATATATGGATTTTAATAAGACCATAGTGGAATGTAAATAAAAAGAAAAGATACTTTGGAAAATATTTTTTGGAACAATTTTAATAAGACCATAGTGGAATGTAAATCAATTTTACCATCTATGTTTGAAAATGAAATTGGAGAATTTTAATAAGACCATAGTGGAATGTAAATTATAAAAGGTCTAAGGCAAAGAACGCAACATTGAAATTTTAATAAGACCATAGTGGAATGTAAATGATATCAGCACATTAAAAACAGAAAACTGGTATCGGGATTTTAATAAGACCATAGTGGAATGTAAATGATATCAGCACATTAAAAACAGAAAACTGGTATCGGGGATTTTAATAAGACCATAGTGGAATGTAAATGATTTAACAATATTAAAAGAAAGGATCAAATCAGAGAATTTTAATAAGACCATAGTGGAATGTAAATTATATATGTCAATAGTTTTTTAAAAAATTATACTGTAATTTTAATAAGACCATAGTGGAATGTAAATGAAGACTGGTTTCGGGAAGTTGTCCCAAATTGGGACAATTTTAATAAGACCATAGTGGAATGTAAATTCATTTAATTTACTCGCCTCTGTCAATCGAGACAGCCAATTTTAATAAGACCATAGTGGAATGTAAATTTTCTGGAAAATTATTGTCATATTCTATATAATTGTTATTTTAATAAGACCATAGTGGAATGTAAATTGAGATTAAGAGTACAATCCTTAATCTCGATGAGGGGTTATTTTAATAAGACCATAGTGGAATGTAAATGATTTAAGTGCATTAAAAAAAATAATTAAATCAGAGATCATTTTAATAAGACCATAGTGGAATGTAAATCTCAAGGAATGAATCGTTTGTATTCAACAATTCTTGCATTTTAATAAGACCATAGTGGAATGTAAATCATTCCGGATCGACGAAGTAGACGAAGAGGAGGGGGCATTTTAATAAGACCATAGTGGAATGTAAATTTTATATAATAATTTATCATTGCTCCTATACCATCATTTTAATAAGACCATAGTGGAATGTAAATGATATCAGCGCATTAAAAACAGAAGACTGGTATCGGGATTTTAATAAGACCATAGTGGAATGTAAATACATATCTTCAGTTTTCCATGTATACATTATTATTTTATTTTAATAAGACCATAGTGGAATGTAAATACATATCTTCAGTTTTCCATGTATACATTATTATTTTATTTTAATAAGACCATAGTGGAATGTAAATGTGTGTGTCAGAATCTTTTAAAATAAACAATTAATAATATTTTAATAAGACCATAGTGGAATGTAAATGCTTCGTATAT
This portion of the Hypnocyclicus thermotrophus genome encodes:
- the cas5b gene encoding type I-B CRISPR-associated protein Cas5b, with translation MKAIRIKLYQNMVNYKIPSSFQLKETYPLPPYSTVIGMVHNLCGYKEYQEMKISIQGKYHSKVNDLYTRYEFKNGMEFDKGRHQLQADKFGICRGISTVELLTDVELLIHIIPENQDLIEEIKNSLDFPKIFPALGRWEDLAVIGEVKIVEIFEEELEEDLSLGDNYSVYIPLKMIKDGKIMLLGNGNKTSNQGTRYKLNKNYKKKDYGRNRVIRKWNKVEVVYSSRVLAVENEKILLDSDKKIVFAV
- the cas3 gene encoding CRISPR-associated helicase Cas3'; its protein translation is MLYLAKSNPRETIQEHTDKLLENYNILKDIYPNLEINWDILKLACIYHDLGKMNSKFQKKLKTGKRDKDEVAHNILSIGFVDTKRLKDIFQIDEIRVLLQAIAYHHERGEYDLEKFEEELDLMKEEIKNFVYDKIQIESLKKPSIKYFNNSRIREKENEELFYKYIMIKGLLNRIDYAASSDIKVEIENVFLNKSLDSWREKKQVKWNELQVFMGKNQNENVIVVAQTGMGKTEAGLRWIGNNKGFFTLPLKTAINKIYERIKDEIIEESYSEKIGVLHSDTYSEYVNLNEDDLDIENYYTKTKQLSMPLTISTLDQLFNFVFRYRGFEPILATLSYSKIVIDEIQMYSYDLIAYLVLGLYYISRLGGKFAILTATLPEFLLDIMKEEKISFKRAERDFINEKVRHSIKIEEKEINAEDIIEKYNKNKILVICNTVKKAQEMYQKLIDNNIEKVELLHSRFIKKDRKVKEKRITELGKIESKDYGIWVSTQIVEASLDIDYDLLFTELSDLNSLFQRMGRCYRKREFKEETYNCFVFNGGEKKCSGVGQVIDRDIFQFSKDILKEVDGKIDEKKKLELINRVYSTEKIKDTKYYELIKKNISYVKKIDDYEKSKTEVRNMFRNIESVTIIPKKIYRENKIEIDENLEILEKVNQKDNSAEERKALRREKELAKIEILKFSVSIPYYAFKNGTYDEMIKINKYEILYIFDCEYSKDVGVSFKNKKNKIDPFDC
- the cas4 gene encoding CRISPR-associated protein Cas4 encodes the protein MFYYYFICKRKLWYFRNEIQMESNSEAVEIGKLIDEKSYKRDRKHIMINETINIDFMRNRKVIHEIKKSDSMEEASIWQVKYYIYYLKKHGVEDIKAILDYPKLKKRVDVELNKDDEEEIEKILLEIEKIVRDQKMPSIIDSKICKKCSYYELCYI
- the cas1b gene encoding type I-B CRISPR-associated endonuclease Cas1b codes for the protein MKNTYYLLKNGELRRKDNNLIVKACDGSEKVIPIETVKEIYIMGEVNVNSKLMTFLSQNSIILHFFNYYGFYSGSYYPKEKLVSGSLLVKQVEHYRSKEKRVELAREVLKSASYNIKRNLRYYNERGRDLEDEIKTIKNLRKHLDRQNEINELMGVEGNIREGYYRAWNKIVNQDINFEKRVKHPPDNMINSLLSYVNSLVYTTVLSEIYHTQLNPTISFLHEPSTKRFSLSLDIAEIFKPILGERMIFSLLNKNMINEDSFEKEMNSLYLKDSARKVILQKYDSRLKQRIRHKVLKKNVSYRYLIRLECYKIIKHILGEKNYEGFKIWW
- the cas2 gene encoding CRISPR-associated endonuclease Cas2; translation: MYVILVYDVKLDSAIGQKVLRNVYKICKKYMYHIQNSTFEGELSRAQIVKLRYELDEYIRKDKDSIIIFKSRNERWLDKEFWGLEDDKTSNFF